One region of bacterium genomic DNA includes:
- a CDS encoding DegT/DnrJ/EryC1/StrS family aminotransferase — LYTLCVEEEELGASRDEFMRVLYREEGVQGILHYQPTYHFTGVKKLFNYPDKLCPNAEKFFYKRQLNLPMHPRLTKEELDMTIEGVKNAAEKVRK, encoded by the coding sequence CCTCTATACTCTGTGTGTAGAAGAAGAGGAATTAGGTGCTTCAAGAGATGAGTTTATGAGGGTCCTTTACAGAGAGGAAGGAGTACAGGGGATTCTTCATTATCAACCGACATATCACTTTACAGGTGTGAAAAAATTGTTTAACTATCCTGACAAACTCTGTCCAAATGCTGAGAAGTTTTTTTATAAAAGACAATTAAATCTTCCTATGCATCCGCGACTGACAAAAGAAGAACTTGATATGACAATTGAGGGAGTTAAGAATGCTGCTGAGAAGGTTCGTAAATAA